Proteins from one Candida orthopsilosis Co 90-125, chromosome 2 draft sequence genomic window:
- a CDS encoding Swi4 component of the SBF transcription complex (involved in G1/S cell-cycle progression), which yields MSGPPPVVRAIYSNTEVYECDMNDSPIMRRCKDDWVNATQILKCCNFPKAKRTKILEKGVQQGLHEKVQGGFGRFQGTWIPLEDARRLACTYGVTRELAPVLFLDFNDPNLVIPVKAKPPPKENTNLVKRKYIKKPKQPGDTPKKYKTGKKAALQQAAEEAAAAAAGADISMGDMPPSAHSSFVSQDTSGAHSRQNSFVVPPNSYPQVFSNGQQGVAKSLPHPVPPQFDHMAMTPHSAGTSFSQSEYASINGSSSLPNSQNGYPNPQLISRFQQFQPQQFPQVYPQQSSNVRQFPVPIPNPIPLQVYAENKVLSSQSSNESNWSMHNDPKESDTSMNSSVEDRKSFNNGNQLPQDESSPGDDNSYAAQLLKFFSEDSADIPYFVHNPPSDFNINEPIDDEGHTPLHWAASIGNYEMIHILMNKGANPLIVNNFGLNPLSKLISFNNCYELRNFDKVLNDLELCLINTDINGRTPLHYLCQFAKVKSKFDSLQSYLNSILTKLQILTDSSQTRSVNLMKNVLNHQDVRGDTCLHIAIKSGCISFVQTLLKYGTRDDIENIDRETARGLIMQYNLIPNYAQIGAAQEAYQTQLSMDYYEPRDNGRTLQDQPAPIQGLATPIQPNFQRVETPDTQKTTVQDDDVEEEDEEMARVDSRHLEALNDDDKENIFIEKHGDNVSPPGHKNQLTSAHQPLAVISEIEVAGSPVSGTGTQHPLTSRSPPLQHNKMTHQDSHEMASHSSRRVFKRPNPPKLDNEGKIIKNEIDKPHLPFEDLSTMITGMISSLSGSYNDESSRLDKELAQLKSSIAEKQSETNKAVKYIKKLFLSSGIEAESHEINNIEEAQSIVNRHIQLCQQSISKNESKITNIMQRNQAYELASLVQREEQAVMDTKQDTEDDNDGLVNEEKSDLAIELTKHQLQRNKLVSEVAKRTKMFGIDDTMYKYRKLLSLSCGVRVEDIDSLIDGIAESLTEGR from the exons ATGTCTGGACCTCCACCAGTAGTTCGAGCTATATACTCAAAT ACTGAGGTTTACGAATGTGATATGAATGATTCTCCTATAATGAGGAGATGTAAAGACGATTGGGTGAATGCTACAcagattttgaaatgttgtAATTTTCCCAAGGCTAAACgaacaaaaattttggaaaagggCGTACAGCAAGGATTACACGAAAAAGTTCAGGGAGGATTTGGTCGTTTCCAAGGAACCTGGATCCCACTTGAAGATGCCCGTCGGCTTGCTTGTACATATGGAGTAACAAGAGAGTTAGCACCGGTTTTGTTTTTAGATTTCAACGATCCAAATTTGGTAATTCCCGTGAAAGCAAAACCTCCACCTAAGGAAAACACCAATTTGGTCAAACGgaaatatatcaaaaaaccaaaacagCCAGGTGATACACCTAAAAAGTACAAGACAGGGAAGAAGGCAGCTTTGCAACAAGCAGCAGAGGAAGCAGCAGCCGCAGCAGCTGGAGCTGATATACTGATGGGCGACATGCCACCCTCCGCACATAGCTCATTTGTTTCTCAAGATACAAGCGGTGCTCATTCAAGACAAAACTCGTTCGTCGTTCCACCCAATTCGTATCCACAAGTGTTCAGCAATGGTCAACAAGGTGTTGCAAAGTCATTACCACACCCAGTGCCACCACAGTTTGACCACATGGCAATGACACCTCATAGTGCAGGTACCTCATTTTCACAATCAGAATATGCATCAATAAATGGCAGTAGTAGTCTACCTAATTCCCAAAATGGGTATCCAAACCCACAATTAATACTGCGATTTcagcaatttcaaccacaacaattCCCTCAAGTGTATCCTCAACAAAGCAGCAATGTGAGACAATTTCCTGTACCTATACCTAACCCAATTCCACTACAGGTGTATGCAGAGAATAAAGTACTATCGTCGCAATCATCCAACGAGTCAAACTGGTCAATGCACAACGATCCAAAGGAAAGCGATACGTCAATGAACTCTAGTGTTGAGGATAGAAAACtgttcaacaatggtaATCAATTGCCACAAGATGAATCAAGTCCCGGTGATGATAATAGTTATGCAGCgcaacttttgaaattctttAGTGAAGATAGTGCTGATATTCCGTATTTTGTACACAACCCACCTtctgatttcaatattAACGAGCCCATCGACGACGAAGGACATACTCCATTGCATTGGGCTGCGTCTATTGGTAATTACGAAATGATACatattttgatgaataaaGGAGCAAACCCGTTGATTGTAAATAATTTTGGATTGAACCCATtatcaaagttgatttcattcaacaattgttatgaattgagaaattttgacaaagtATTGAACGATTTAGAATTATGTTTGATCAATACTGACATAAATGGAAGAACGCCACTACATTATCTATGTCAATTTGCCAAagtcaaatcaaaatttgataGTTTGCAATCATATTTGAActcaattttgacaaagttGCAAATCCTAACTGATCTGAGCCAAACGAGGCTGGTtaatttgatgaagaacgTATTGAACCATCAAGATGTACGAGGCGACACATGTTTACATATTGCTATTAAATCTGGGTGTATTAGTTTTGTTCAAACCTTGCTTAAATATGGTACAAGAGATGACATCGAAAACATTGATCGGGAAACCGCTAGAGGCTTGATTATGCAATATAATCTAATACCGAATTATGCGCAGATTGGTGCTGCACAAGAAGCATATCAAACTCAACTATCAATGGACTATTACGAACCAAGGGATAATGGGCGTACTTTACAAGATCAACCAGCTCCAATTCAAGGTTTGGCAACTCCAATTCAACCTAATTTCCAACGAGTTGAAACGCCTGATACACAAAAAACTACAGTtcaagatgatgatgttgaagaagaagacgaagaaaTGGCCAGGGTTGATAGTAGACATCTTGAAGCTTTGAATGACGATGACAAGGAGAACATattcattgaaaaacatGGTGATAATGTGTCACCACCTGGACACAAAAATCAACTCACTTCAGCACATCAACCACTAGCTGTGATATCAGAAATCGAGGTAGCAGGATCTCCTGTTTCTGGCACTGGTACCCAACACCCATTGACACTGCGTTCGCCTCCATTGCAACATAATAAAATGACGCATCAAGACAGTCACGAGATGGCCTCTCATTCACTGCGCCgagttttcaaaagacCAAATCCCCCTAAATTGGACAACGAGGGCAAgatcatcaaaaatgaaattgataagCCCCACCTCCcttttgaagatttatcaacaatgattaCAGGAATGATCAGTTCGTTGTCTGGCTCATACAACGATGAATCGAGTAGACTAGACAAAGAGTTAGCTCAAttaaaatcttcaattgctgaaaaACAAAGTGAAACAAACAAGGCTGTCAAGTACATAAAGAAGCTATTCCTCAGTTCCGGTATTGAAGCAGAAAGCCATGAGATTAATAACATTGAGGAAGCACAATCTATTGTCAATCGACATATCCAACTTTGCCAACAAAGCATATCCAAGAACGAATCTAAGATAACCAACATTATGCAACGCAATCAAGCATATGAATTAGCTTCATTAGTACAAAGAGAAGAGCAAGCGGTTATGGATACAAAACAAGATACTGAAGATGACAATGATGGATTAgtcaatgaagaaaaatcTGATTTGGCTATTGAATTGACCAAACATCAAttacaaagaaacaaattaGTGAGTGAAGTTGCTAAAAGGACGAAAATGtttggtattgatgataCGATGTACAAATAtagaaaattgttgagtttaAGTTGTGGTGTACGCGTGGAGGATATTGATAGCTTGATTGATGGAATTGCTGAGTCTTTAACTGAAGGTCGTTAA
- a CDS encoding Mtc4 protein (S. cerevisiae homolog MTC4 localizes to) has protein sequence MSQGLDQASDQAGKTNSPLSQLRLSFIDSSVKPSTKRPKKSSSKSLQPKPLHSNGSRNNGVKGYNTSVNLDSFVQNSLDTSTDETLLQSKAQDVFPKVISKDDVRKAGALASLFLDTRNILQAECNVVDPAPNLDPNPLHHDTPFEETKISRSTFIRAEKVKSMLGVKYLHIQRIYDWQEANGDHNRHPGVEGVYNPLQILRNRKIRAKYHEYPKPLHLKTIPLACNVFSRHNQPGHRHHLKKDWKMLWAIELEEYIGDARWRVHHWNELRDPHGNYWFPDDASDSGVVHHRKKHRFRQRLHDRLFELSDDEIRHSKPEIETKENKSQHRVSKFSLETSTSSESDAQHSKLSGEEHPHHHKHRFRTRVKRFYRGDSSSSNLLKQLTTSDDKLANGSAGSEQSENGLKQARSTSDTNGSHEDKQHNIPLILEPEEETRLSDSKSQAVPPTIRIEESTPDPITQSKLQNVEIHPTQRVSNDALPVSSTTNDNDDKLSKVEKVESSTVNDRQEQNLMKVISCLSYLRQSCITRMQYLLSIYPNYLQLVQNKVDHIKSGSIDDVLQLMSHITDESLPAFEDLQRGCLDESKSILHMVNNNYSIKIDTLLSAGDRSISEINASLSLDLRKTTERLDSLEQSLLKTSFNSVRLKQDLTSDATMNYRIIYLILENIIVGLLKLVWVLVNIYKVLTWFVMLIWKLIRIFI, from the coding sequence ATGTCACAAGGACTAGATCAAGCACTGGACCAAGCTGGTAAAACAAACTCACCTTTATCTCAACTACGACTATCGTTTATTGACTCAAGTGTCAAGCCATCCACCAAAAGACCGAAGAAATCTTCATCTAAATCTCTCCAGCCTAAGCCACTCCATTCTAATGGCTCTCGAAACAATGGAGTCAAGGGATATAACACTAGTGTCAACCTTGATCTGTTTGTACAAAATTCTTTAGACACTTCGACTGATGAAACCCTTTTACAAAGCAAGGCCCAAGATGTGTTCCCAAAGGTAATATCCAAGGACGACGTGAGAAAAGCGGGTGCTCTTGCTTCACTTTTCCTAGATACGAGAAATATTCTACAAGCAGAATGTAATGTGGTTGATCCGGCACCTAACTTGGACCCGAATCCACTACATCATGATACCCCTTTCGAAGAAACTAAAATCAGTCGTAGTACATTTATCCGTGCTGAAAAAGTCAAGTCAATGTTGGGTGTAAAATACCTCCATATACAACGAATTTATGATTGGCAAGAAGCAAATGGTGATCATAATAGGCACCCTGGAGTAGAAGGGGTATACAATCCGCTTCAAATCTTGAGAAATAGGAAAATCAGAGCAAAGTATCATGAATACCCTAAACCActacatttgaaaacaataccACTTGCATGTAATGTATTCAGTAGACACAACCAACCAGGTCACCGGCATCACCTCAAAAAGGATTGGAAAATGTTATGGgcaattgaattggaagaataTATTGGTGATGCTAGATGGAGAGTTCATCATTGGAATGAATTGAGGGATCCACATGGGAATTATTGGTTTCCTGATGATGCTTCTGACAGTGGTGTTGTTCATCATAGGAAGAAACATAGATTTAGGCAAAGACTACACGATAGATTATTTGAATtatctgatgatgaaataaGGCACAGCAAGCcggaaattgaaacaaaagaaaacaagtCACAACATAGAGTACTGAAATTTTCACTTGAAACATCAACTAGTTCAGAGAGCGATGCTCAACATTCTAAATTATCAGGAGAAGAACATCCCCATCACCACAAACATAGATTCAGAACAAGAGTTAAACGGTTTTATCGTGGAGATTCGTCGTCATCGAACTTATTAAAACAACTCACTACTTCGGATGATAAACTAGCTAATGGTCTGGCTGGATCGGAACAATCGGAAAACGGGTTAAAACAGGCACGTAGTACCTCCGACACCAATGGATCACATGAGGATAAACAACACAACATACCATTAATTCTAGAACCAGAAGAAGAGACACGGTTGAGTGATTCAAAGAGTCAAGCAGTACCTCCAACAATCCGCATTGAAGAAAGCACACCAGATCCTATTACTCAGtccaaattacaaaatgtTGAGATACACCCCACACAACGGGTCTCAAATGACGCTTTGCCTGTAAGTTCCACGACAAATGACAATGATGACAAGTTGTCAAAAGtggaaaaagttgaatctAGTACGGTAAATGATCGACAAgaacaaaatttgatgaaagtaATCAGTTGTTTAAGCTACTTACGACAATCATGTATCACTCGCATGCAATACTTGTTATCAATATACCCCAACTATTTACAATTGGTGCAGAATAAAGTTGATCACATCAAGTCTGGCTCGATTGATGAcgttttgcaattgatgtCACACATTACTGATGAAAGTTTACCTGCTTTTGAAGATCTACAGCGAGGCTGTCTTGACGAAAgtaaatcaattcttcacaTGGTTAACAACAATTATtccatcaaaattgatacGTTGCTAAGCGCAGGAGATCGATCAATTTCAGAAATCAATGCATCATTATCGTTAGATTTACGGAAAACTACTGAACGGTTAGATTCATTAGAGCAATCATTATTAAAAACTAGCTTTAATAGTGTTAGATTGAAACAGGACTTGACTAGTGATGCTACGATGAATTATAGAATCATTTATTTaattcttgaaaatatAATTGTGGGATTATTGAAGTTGGTTTGGGTTTTGGTTAATATTTATAAAGTTTTGACGTGGTTTGTTATGCTTATTTGGAAATTAATACGAATATTTATTTAG
- a CDS encoding Mrs7 protein (member of the LETM1-like protein family, mitochondrial membrane protein), whose translation MSSSSILRKEITGCNGLLTRRILSHRGANIMHYGYTRYPLSPKLHADSVNWVRLQSTAPPPSPVKDAKLASKQGNQTLSSKSESTADSEKAREKQIDTKALEKLENSPTNELVQKEEAKDKPKPTLWEKVKHEAQHYWSGTKLLGYEVKVSTKLLTKLIAGYGLSRREANQLQRTIVDVVRLVPFAVFVLIPFAELLLPVALKLFPNMLPSTYESKTDRQNKRNKLKKTRNAASEYIKQTMEQSGLKLSKKITDAERENFVQFFHAISMGKNPTREQLIQVARLFKNDQVLDNLSRHQLVAMCKYMSLRPFGTDSILRYQIRHRLLTIIKDDKAIDYEGVESLSIPELQMACSQRGIKTSDVSPGRMREDLETWLDLRLRQKIPSTLLILSSAYTYGDNQTTDSYYDALLAVLSSIPDEVYNVAKLELSDDSKLKLNILKEQDELIEEENEREKGTVNKLKDDINLDEYEDTATEGVNYEQDQEEKELENGLNKELENEDTKKEVHNKAVEDPTAPIRSEHAKDEEIEKHDDEKVKNEKA comes from the coding sequence ATGagttcatcatcaattttgcGAAAGGAAATAACAGGATGCAACGGTCTACTCACCAGACGAATTCTATCACACAGAGGTGCCAATATAATGCACTATGGATATACTAGGTATCCTTTAAGTCCGAAATTGCATGCAGATTCTGTCAATTGGGTTAGGCTTCAGTCTacagcaccaccaccatcaccaGTGAAGGATGCAAAACTAGCTTCAAAGCAAGGGAACCAGACGTTATCTTCCAAATCTGAGTCTACTGCTGACAGCGAAAAGGCAAGGGAGAAACAAATAGACACCAAAGcacttgaaaaattggaaaattcaccaacaaaTGAACTTgtacaaaaagaagaagccaAAGACAAGCCTAAGCCCACTCTTTGGGAAAAGGTTAAGCATGAAGCCCAGCACTACTGGCTGGGTACCAAGTTATTGGGTTACGAAGTCAAGGTATCCACGAAATTGTTGACGAAATTAATTGCGGGATACGGATTGAGTCGAAGAGAAGCTAACCAATTACAAagaacaattgttgatgtggTGAGATTAGTTCCATTTGCAGTGTTTGTTCTTATTCCATTTGCAGAATTGCTTCTTCCTGTTGCTTTAAAACTTTTCCCAAATATGTTGCCTTCAACTTATGAATCTAAAACAGATCGTCAAAATAAGagaaacaagttgaaaaagacgAGAAATGCAGCTAGTGAATATATTAAGCAAACGATGGAACAATCAGGGTTGAAATTATCGAAAAAGATTACTGATGcagaaagagaaaattttgtccaatttttccatGCTATATCCATGGGTAAGAACCCCACTAGAgaacaattgattcaagttGCAAGATTGTTCAAAAACGATCAAGTTTTGGATAACTTGAGTCGTCATCAATTGGTTGCCATGTGTAAGTACATGTCTTTAAGACCATTTGGTACTGATTCCATTTTAAGATATCAAATCAGACATAGATTATTGACAATCATTAAAGATGATAAGGCAATCGACTATGAAGGTGTCGAGTCATTATCTATACCGGAATTGCAAATGGCATGTTCTCAAAGAGGTATCAAAACTAGTGATGTTTCTCCTGGTAGAATGAgagaagatttggaaacatGGTTGGATTTGAGATTGAGACAGAAAATTCCTTCCactttattgattttgagtAGCGCTTACACTTATGGTGATAATCAAACTACTGATTCATATTATGATGCATTGTTGGCAGTATTGTCCTCAATTCCTGATGAAGTTTACAATGTCGCCAAATTGGAATTATCCGATGAttcgaaattgaaattgaacatcTTGAAGGaacaagatgaattgattgaagaagaaaatgaaagaGAAAAGGGCACTGTTAACAAACTTAAGGATGATATCAACTTGGATGAGTATGAGGATACAGCAACTGAAGGTGTGAATTATGAACAGGATCAAGAAGAGAAGGAACTTGAAAATGGATTGAATAAGGAATTGGAGAACGAGGACACTAAGAAGGAAGTTCATAACAAAGCAGTTGAGGACCCAACTGCTCCAATTCGTTCCGAACATGCCAAAGACgaagaaattgagaaacacgatgatgaaaaagtgAAGAATGAAAAGGCATAA
- a CDS encoding Dut1 dUTP pyrophosphatase, whose translation MTTEAVKKQKLESTESLKVYLRSSNAKLPTKGSVLAAGYDLYSSEDSQIPAHGQGLVSTDISIIVPIGTYGRVAPRSGLAVKHGISTGAGVIDADYRGEVKVVLFNHSDKHFEIKKGDRIAQLVLERIVNADLEEIDLEGLSNTERGEGGFGSTGKN comes from the coding sequence ATGACCACAGAAGCAgtcaagaaacaaaaattagAATCAACCGAAAGTCTTAAAGTTTACTTGCGTTCCtcaaatgcaaaattaCCTACAAAAGGATCAGTATTAGCTGCAGGTTACGATCTCTACTCCTCAGAAGATTCACAAATACCAGCCCATGGTCAAGGTCTTGTCAGTACTGATATTTCTATAATTGTCCCTATTGGCACCTATGGACGTGTAGCTCCACGTTCAGGTCTTGCTGTCAAACATGGAATTTCAACCGGTGCTGGGGTAATTGATGCTGATTACCGGGGTGAAGTTAAAGTTGTCTTGTTTAATCATTCAGataaacattttgaaattaaaaaggGAGATAGAATTGCTCAATTagttttggaaagaattgTAAATGCCGATTTggaggaaattgatttggaaggATTGTCAAATACTGAACGTGGTGAAGGAGGATTTGGATCGACTGGTAAGAATTAG
- a CDS encoding Tif translation initiation factor: MASNGITEIDSGLIESNYDNVVHSFDDLNLKPNIVRGIFGYGYETPSAIQQRAILPITEGRDVLAQAQSGTGKTATFTISALQRIDENEKSTQALILAPTRELALQIKSVITSIGLYLKVTVHASIGGTSVSDDIEAFKSGAQIVVGTPGRIFDMIERRYFRTDKVKMFILDEADEMLSSGFKEQIYNIFRLLPETTQVVLLSATMPQDVLEVTTKFMNNPVRILVKKDELTLEGIKQFYINVEEEEYKFDCLVDLYDSISVTQAVIFCNTRSKVEFLTNKLREQKFTVSAIHSDLPQGERDTIMKEFRSGSSRILISTDLLARGIDVQQVSLVINYDLPANKENYIHRIGRGGRFGRKGVAINFVTDKDVGMMREIEKFYSTQITEMPADIGSLFA; this comes from the coding sequence ATGGCATCCAACGGAATTACTGAAATTGACTCAGGtttgattgaatcaaaCTACGACAACGTCGTCCATAGTTTCGATGACTTGAACTTGAAACCAAATATCGTTAGAGGTATCTTTGGTTACGGTTACGAAACCCCTTCCGCCATTCAACAAAGAGCTATTTTGCCAATCACTGAAGGTAGAGATGTTTTGGCTCAAGCTCAATCCGGTACTGGTAAAACTGCTACTTTCACTATTTCTGCCTTGCAAAGAATTGATGAGAACGAAAAATCCACTCAAGCTTTGATTTTGGCCCCAACTAGAGAATTGGCTTTGCAAATCAAGAGTGTTATTACTTCAATTGGTTTATATTTGAAAGTTACTGTCCATGCATCTATTGGTGGTACTTCAGTTAGTGACGATATCGAAGCTTTCAAGTCTGGTGctcaaattgttgttggtacTCCAGGTAGAATCTTTGATATGATTGAAAGAAGATACTTCAGAACCGATAAAGTCAAGATGTTCATTTTGGATGAAGCTGATGAAATGTTATCATCTGGATTCAAGGAACAAATCTACAACATTTTCAGATTATTGCCAGAAACTACTCAAGTTGTCTTGTTATCTGCTACCATGCCACAAGATGTTTTGGAAGTTACCACTAAATTCATGAACAACCCAGTTAGAATCTTGGTTAAGAAGGATGAATTGACCTTGGAGGGTATTAAACAATTCTAcatcaatgttgaagaagaagaatacaAATTTGACTGTTTGGTTGATTTATACGATTCCATTTCAGTTACCCAAGCTGTTATCTTCTGTAACACCAGAAGCAAGGTTGAATTTTTGACCAACAAATTGAGAGAACAAAAATTCACTGTTTCCGCTATCCACTCTGACTTGCCACAAGGAGAAAGAGACACCATTATGAAAGAATTCAGATCTGGTTCATCAAGAATCTTGATTTCAACCGATTTGTTAGCCAGAGGTATTGATGTTCAACAAGTTTCATTGGTTATCAACTACGACTTACCAGCCAACAAGGAAAACTATATCCACAGAATCGGTAGAGGTGGTCGTTTCGGTAGAAAGGGTGTTGCTATCAACTTTGTCACTGATAAGGATGTTGGTATGATgagagaaattgaaaaattctACTCAACTCAAATCACAGAAATGCCTGCTGATATTGGTTCTCTTTTCGCTTAG